In one window of Rhodopseudomonas palustris HaA2 DNA:
- a CDS encoding invasion associated locus B family protein, whose amino-acid sequence MKSCNLVATAGPRGRAFVLLTAAAVAALTVASAAQAQAPQQQPAAPKAAPAPKAPPKAAPKAGPAAQAPAAAPQQEQQQVQLIYAPWTKFCLKGQDANAKQVCFTGKDGRIESGQPVIAAVIIEPEGEPKKILRVTLPLGMQLVHGTRIIVDSNAPQQSPYVICFANGCMSDYEATPELLASMKKGQNLVVQAINSNGAPLTLPLPLQETGGSFAKAYDGPPTDPKQFEETQKKLQEELQKRAEEQRKKLEAQAPAGANPAAK is encoded by the coding sequence ATGAAGTCTTGCAACTTGGTCGCGACGGCCGGGCCGCGCGGGCGGGCATTCGTTCTGCTCACGGCGGCGGCTGTGGCCGCCCTGACCGTCGCGTCCGCAGCGCAAGCGCAGGCCCCGCAGCAGCAGCCGGCCGCCCCGAAGGCGGCTCCGGCGCCGAAGGCTCCCCCGAAAGCGGCGCCGAAGGCCGGGCCCGCCGCGCAGGCGCCCGCCGCTGCGCCGCAGCAGGAGCAGCAGCAGGTTCAGCTGATCTATGCGCCGTGGACCAAATTCTGCCTCAAGGGCCAGGACGCCAACGCCAAGCAGGTCTGCTTCACCGGCAAGGACGGCCGCATCGAGTCCGGCCAGCCGGTGATCGCGGCGGTGATCATCGAGCCGGAAGGCGAGCCGAAGAAGATCTTGCGCGTCACGCTGCCGCTCGGCATGCAGCTCGTTCACGGCACCCGCATCATCGTCGACAGCAACGCGCCGCAGCAGAGCCCTTATGTGATCTGCTTCGCCAACGGCTGCATGTCCGATTACGAAGCGACCCCGGAACTGCTCGCCAGCATGAAGAAGGGCCAGAATCTGGTCGTCCAGGCGATCAATTCCAACGGCGCACCGCTGACGCTGCCGCTGCCGCTGCAGGAGACCGGCGGATCGTTCGCCAAGGCCTATGACGGCCCGCCGACCGACCCGAAGCAGTTCGAGGAAACCCAGAAGAAGCTGCAGGAAGAACTGCAGAAGCGTGCCGAAGAACAGCGCAAGAAGCTCGAGGCCCAGGCCCCGGCGGGCGCCAATCCGGCAGCGAAGTAA
- the pcsA gene encoding phosphatidylcholine synthase, which yields MSPLDQPQSPPLSRAKRMAAFSVHLLTAAGVGIALLALLEAVREHWAAMFGWLGLALLIDAIDGPLARRFDVRRRLPKWDGDVLDLVVDFVTYVFVPAYAITASGLLMPIAAPVLGVGIVISSALYFADRRMKTADNHFRGFPALWNAAAFYLFLLHPSPIPASLGIAALIVLTFVPINVLHPVRVARFRAFNLTLIVIWAALAVYAIMRHFEVPAAVTIVLCAIAVYIAVADAAHRLFAARSGAVG from the coding sequence ATGTCTCCCCTGGACCAGCCGCAATCCCCCCCGCTTTCGCGCGCCAAGCGCATGGCCGCCTTTTCGGTGCATTTGCTGACCGCCGCGGGCGTCGGCATCGCCCTGCTGGCGCTGCTGGAGGCCGTCCGCGAACATTGGGCGGCGATGTTCGGCTGGCTCGGGCTCGCATTGCTGATCGACGCGATCGACGGACCATTGGCGCGGCGGTTCGACGTCCGCCGGCGACTGCCGAAATGGGACGGCGACGTGCTCGATCTGGTGGTCGATTTCGTTACTTACGTCTTCGTGCCGGCCTATGCGATCACCGCGAGCGGCCTGCTGATGCCGATCGCTGCTCCCGTTCTCGGCGTCGGCATCGTCATCAGTTCGGCGCTGTATTTCGCCGATCGCCGGATGAAGACCGCCGACAATCACTTCCGCGGCTTTCCGGCTCTGTGGAATGCGGCGGCGTTCTACCTGTTCTTGCTGCACCCGTCGCCGATCCCTGCCAGTCTCGGGATCGCCGCGTTGATCGTGCTCACCTTCGTGCCGATCAACGTGCTGCATCCCGTGCGGGTCGCGCGGTTTCGCGCATTCAATCTGACGCTGATCGTGATCTGGGCGGCGCTTGCGGTCTACGCGATCATGCGGCACTTCGAGGTTCCGGCCGCGGTCACGATCGTCTTGTGCGCGATTGCCGTTTACATCGCGGTTGCCGACGCGGCCCATCGCTTGTTTGCGGCGCGGTCCGGCGCGGTCGGTTGA
- the hspQ gene encoding heat shock protein HspQ — MIKTRTAKFQIGQIVRHRIFSFRGVVFDIDPEFNNTEEWWLSIPEEVRPHKDQPFYHLLAENADSEYVAYVSEQNLLPDDSGEPIRHSQVAEIFVKDKAGGYRPRNPSLN, encoded by the coding sequence ATGATCAAGACGAGAACCGCCAAGTTCCAGATCGGCCAGATCGTCCGCCACCGGATTTTTTCGTTCCGCGGGGTGGTGTTCGACATTGATCCGGAATTCAACAACACCGAAGAATGGTGGCTGTCGATCCCCGAAGAGGTTCGTCCGCACAAGGATCAGCCGTTCTATCACCTGCTCGCCGAGAACGCCGATTCTGAATACGTCGCCTATGTTTCGGAACAGAACCTTCTGCCGGACGATTCCGGCGAGCCGATCCGGCATTCGCAAGTCGCCGAAATCTTCGTCAAGGACAAGGCCGGCGGCTACCGTCCGCGCAATCCGTCGTTGAACTAG
- a CDS encoding AEC family transporter has product MIDILNLALPYFGLIFVGFACGRLKRLPENGLAWMNFFLLYVSLPALFFRIMSKTPFEELNNLPFVLATTFGTACAFFISGLIGRTVGGLSLRETTMASLAGGYGNIGYMGPGLALAVLGPKAAVPVALIFCFDSIFLFSIVPLAMALTAGERRPLLPTIVHVVREIVLHPLIVAAYCGAAAAAFHVQVPTAVDNTLQFLQNAAAPVALFTLGVTVALRPFGRVPWEIPGIVAVKLLLHPLIVFGLMLACGPFTLEWAATAVLMASLPPALNVFVIARQYNTWVEPASVAVLIGTFVSVVTLTTVMWLIRTGQLPLS; this is encoded by the coding sequence ATGATCGACATTCTGAACCTCGCGCTTCCGTATTTCGGGCTGATCTTCGTCGGCTTCGCCTGCGGCCGGCTGAAGCGCCTGCCGGAAAACGGCCTCGCCTGGATGAACTTCTTCCTGCTCTACGTGTCGCTGCCGGCGCTGTTCTTCCGGATCATGTCGAAGACGCCGTTCGAGGAACTCAACAACCTGCCATTCGTGCTGGCGACCACATTCGGCACGGCGTGCGCGTTCTTCATTTCCGGCTTGATCGGCCGCACCGTCGGCGGCCTGTCGCTGCGCGAAACGACGATGGCGAGCCTCGCGGGTGGCTACGGCAATATCGGCTATATGGGCCCGGGACTGGCGCTCGCCGTATTGGGACCCAAAGCCGCGGTGCCGGTGGCGCTGATCTTCTGCTTCGACAGCATCTTTCTGTTTTCGATCGTGCCGTTGGCAATGGCGCTGACCGCCGGCGAGCGCCGGCCGCTGCTGCCGACCATCGTCCACGTGGTGCGCGAGATCGTGCTGCATCCGTTGATCGTCGCGGCCTATTGCGGCGCTGCCGCAGCTGCCTTCCACGTGCAGGTGCCAACTGCGGTCGATAACACGCTGCAGTTCTTGCAGAACGCCGCCGCGCCGGTGGCGCTGTTCACGCTCGGCGTGACGGTGGCGCTGCGTCCGTTCGGCCGGGTCCCGTGGGAGATTCCGGGCATCGTCGCGGTCAAGCTGCTGCTGCATCCGCTGATCGTGTTCGGCCTGATGCTGGCATGCGGGCCGTTCACGCTGGAATGGGCCGCCACCGCGGTGCTGATGGCGTCGCTTCCGCCGGCGCTCAACGTCTTCGTGATCGCCCGGCAGTACAACACCTGGGTCGAGCCGGCGTCTGTCGCCGTGCTGATCGGCACCTTCGTCTCGGTGGTGACGCTGACGACGGTGATGTGGCTGATCAGGACCGGACAGCTGCCGTTATCGTGA
- a CDS encoding extracellular solute-binding protein, producing MAGTELAAKPAYALAMHGDPALPAEFKAMPYADPDAPKGGRLVEGLLGTFDSLNPFIVKGIAVQRMRGYVVESLMARGNDEPFTLYGLLAQSIETNDARSYVTFRIDPRARFSDGKPVQAEDVLFSWQLLRDKGRPNHRQYYAKVARAKALDPLTIRFDFDDVQDRELPLILGLMPVFPKHAVNADTFEETSLSPPIGSGPYRVTEVKAGASVTLTRNPDYWGRDLPVNRGLWNFDEIRIDYFREANSHFEAFKRGLYDYRVETEPLRWHDGYDFPAAKSGNVIRDAFRTGMPQPSEVLVFNTRRPVFADIRVREALLQLFDFAWINRNYFFDLYARAGGFFAGSELSAYGRPAGPGELKLLAPYLSRLRPEFLDGSYRLPVSDASGRDRTTLRRALSQLAEAGYELDGTVLRRRDNHQPLTFEILVTTRDQERIALAFARDVKRVGVQASVRVVDAVQFDQRRIAFDFDMIPNRWDQSLSPGNEQYFYWGAEAADTQGTRNYMGVKDPAVDAMIAAMIGAREHPQFVDSVRALDRVLTSGVYVIPLYNIQEQWIARWNRIERPKANALTGYLPETWWARPSTQQR from the coding sequence ATGGCCGGAACGGAGCTCGCGGCGAAGCCGGCCTATGCGTTGGCGATGCATGGCGATCCCGCCCTGCCCGCCGAGTTCAAGGCAATGCCCTATGCCGACCCCGACGCGCCCAAAGGCGGCCGGCTGGTGGAGGGCCTGCTCGGCACTTTCGACAGCCTCAATCCGTTCATCGTCAAGGGCATCGCCGTGCAGCGGATGCGCGGCTATGTGGTCGAAAGCCTGATGGCGCGCGGCAATGACGAGCCGTTCACCCTGTACGGCCTGCTGGCGCAATCGATCGAGACCAACGACGCCCGCAGCTACGTCACCTTCCGCATCGATCCGCGAGCCCGGTTCTCCGACGGCAAGCCGGTGCAGGCCGAAGACGTGCTGTTCTCCTGGCAATTGCTGCGCGACAAGGGGCGCCCCAATCATCGGCAGTACTACGCCAAGGTGGCGCGCGCGAAGGCCCTTGATCCCCTCACGATCCGCTTCGATTTCGACGATGTGCAGGATCGCGAACTGCCGCTGATCCTCGGCTTGATGCCGGTCTTTCCGAAGCACGCCGTCAATGCCGACACGTTCGAGGAGACATCGCTGTCGCCGCCGATCGGATCAGGTCCCTATCGCGTCACCGAGGTGAAGGCCGGCGCCAGCGTGACGCTGACGCGCAACCCGGACTATTGGGGCCGCGATCTCCCGGTCAATCGCGGCTTGTGGAACTTCGACGAAATCCGGATCGATTATTTCCGGGAGGCAAATTCGCATTTCGAAGCCTTCAAGCGCGGGCTTTACGACTATCGCGTCGAGACCGAGCCGCTACGCTGGCACGATGGCTACGACTTTCCGGCCGCGAAGAGCGGCAATGTGATCCGCGACGCCTTCAGGACCGGGATGCCGCAGCCGAGCGAGGTGCTGGTCTTCAACACGCGGCGGCCGGTGTTCGCCGATATCCGCGTCCGCGAGGCGCTGCTGCAACTGTTCGATTTCGCCTGGATCAACCGCAACTACTTCTTCGATTTGTACGCCCGCGCCGGCGGCTTCTTCGCCGGCTCGGAGCTTTCCGCCTATGGCCGACCGGCAGGCCCCGGCGAATTGAAGCTGCTGGCGCCGTATCTGTCGCGGCTGCGGCCCGAGTTCCTCGATGGCAGCTACCGCCTGCCTGTCAGCGACGCGTCGGGCCGCGACCGCACCACGCTGCGACGCGCCCTGTCGCAACTGGCGGAGGCGGGGTACGAACTCGACGGCACGGTGCTGCGCCGACGCGACAACCACCAGCCGCTGACATTCGAAATTCTGGTGACCACGCGGGATCAGGAGCGCATCGCACTGGCGTTCGCGCGCGACGTCAAACGGGTCGGTGTTCAGGCCTCGGTCCGCGTGGTCGACGCGGTGCAGTTCGACCAGCGCCGGATCGCGTTCGATTTCGATATGATCCCGAACCGCTGGGACCAGTCGCTGTCTCCGGGCAACGAACAGTATTTTTATTGGGGCGCGGAGGCCGCCGACACCCAGGGCACCCGCAACTACATGGGCGTCAAGGATCCCGCGGTCGACGCCATGATCGCGGCGATGATCGGCGCGCGGGAGCATCCGCAATTCGTCGATTCGGTGCGCGCGCTCGACCGGGTTCTGACCTCGGGTGTCTACGTGATCCCGCTCTACAACATTCAGGAACAATGGATCGCAAGATGGAATCGGATAGAACGGCCGAAAGCAAATGCCCTGACCGGCTACCTGCCCGAAACCTGGTGGGCGAGGCCATCGACGCAGCAAAGGTGA
- a CDS encoding UbiH/UbiF family hydroxylase codes for MTQSLLEPNSYDVIVVGGGPAGLAAAIAVAETGALTALIARKVPYADNRTTALLGDSIDLLEKLDVWRRCAGKAAALRTMRLVDDTHRLIRAPEVRFASDEIGMDAFGFNIENRNLMVALEERAAEVANLDRFDDEAESVAPGDEAAVVRTRQGHTLSAALVIGADGRTSQCRQAAGITVSSRALNQSALTFNVATARPHHNVSTEFHTPEGPCVFVPLPGRRMSIVWVAAPKEAQRLMALGDDELAAAAEKQSHSIVGRLSVEPGRNLFPLAIEKPSAYGRRRIVLVGEAAHVVPPIGAQGLNMGLRDAGDIAGIVEDAMARDQDPGSDTVIARFGRARGADVASRTFAIDIANRTLLSDLLPAQAARAVGMQLIGSVGPLRRLAMREGLSPFWRSL; via the coding sequence ATGACACAGAGCCTGCTCGAGCCCAACAGTTACGACGTCATCGTGGTCGGCGGCGGCCCCGCCGGTCTCGCGGCCGCGATCGCGGTCGCCGAGACCGGGGCGCTGACCGCCCTGATCGCCCGCAAGGTGCCATACGCGGACAACCGCACCACGGCGCTGCTCGGCGATTCCATCGACCTGCTGGAAAAACTCGACGTCTGGCGCCGCTGTGCCGGCAAGGCCGCCGCGCTGCGGACGATGCGGCTGGTCGACGACACCCATCGGCTGATCCGGGCGCCGGAGGTGCGGTTCGCATCCGACGAGATCGGCATGGATGCGTTCGGCTTCAATATCGAGAACCGCAATCTGATGGTCGCGCTGGAAGAGCGCGCCGCGGAGGTCGCCAATCTCGACCGGTTCGACGACGAGGCCGAATCGGTGGCTCCCGGCGATGAGGCCGCCGTGGTCCGGACCCGTCAGGGCCATACCTTGTCGGCCGCGCTCGTGATCGGCGCCGATGGCCGCACCTCGCAATGCCGGCAAGCCGCCGGCATCACGGTCAGCAGCCGCGCGCTCAACCAGTCGGCGCTGACCTTCAACGTCGCGACCGCGCGGCCGCACCACAACGTCTCGACCGAATTCCACACCCCCGAGGGGCCCTGCGTGTTCGTGCCCCTGCCCGGCCGACGCATGAGCATCGTCTGGGTCGCCGCGCCGAAGGAGGCGCAACGGCTGATGGCGCTCGGCGACGACGAACTCGCTGCGGCCGCCGAAAAGCAGTCGCATTCGATCGTCGGCCGCCTCAGCGTCGAGCCCGGCCGCAACCTGTTTCCGCTGGCCATTGAAAAGCCCAGCGCCTACGGCCGGCGCCGCATCGTGCTGGTCGGCGAAGCCGCGCACGTGGTGCCGCCGATCGGGGCCCAGGGCCTCAACATGGGGTTGCGCGACGCCGGCGACATCGCCGGGATCGTCGAGGATGCCATGGCGCGCGACCAGGATCCCGGCAGCGATACTGTGATCGCGCGGTTCGGCCGGGCCCGCGGCGCCGACGTGGCGAGCCGCACCTTCGCGATCGACATCGCCAACCGCACGCTGCTGAGCGATCTGTTGCCGGCGCAGGCGGCGCGCGCGGTCGGGATGCAATTGATCGGTTCGGTCGGACCGCTGCGGCGTCTGGCGATGCGCGAAGGCCTGTCTCCGTTCTGGCGGTCGCTGTAG
- the mfd gene encoding transcription-repair coupling factor yields the protein MKAPSRSPAELLAPGKALTFANVAEGAEGLIVSDLARAIAARPKPPAVSLAVICRDGPRMQQLERSLEFFAPDVGVMQFPAWDCQPYDRVSPHAGILAQRVTTLARLSRLAGSDKPLIVLTTVNAAVQRVPAREVIAAQALSVAPGNIVPMDSIAAWLEHNGYSRASTVREPGEYAVRGGILDLFPAGLEQPVRFDFFGDQLESIRTFDAETQRTLHTMRGLDLVPVSEFQLVTETIRRFRMGYVAAFGAPDRDDQLYTSISEGRRHPGMEHWLPLFQERMDALFDYLPGTPVAIEPQSEDAARERFKQIADYYDARREAMEHPGSGAIYKPLPPDQLYLTEAEWTARLQGISLARLTPFDVPDDGSSVIDAGARAGRNFAPERADTSVNVFQALVAHVQALQAARKKVVIALWSEGSRDRMASMLKDHKLVHLTSVNSWRTVQATPRNEAMLAVVGLESGFETDAFAVITEQDVLGDRLVRQRKSAKKLDNFISEVTSLSSGDIVVHVEHGIGRFIGLQTLEVGGAPHDCVELHYANDTKLFLPVENIELLSRYGSDGTSVELDRLGGGGWQARKAKLKNRIRQIAGELIKVAAERHLREAPKLHVEPHLYDEFCARFPYEETEDQLAAINAALGDLERGMPMDRLVCGDVGFGKTEVALRAAFAVALDGKQVAVVVPTTLLARQHAKTFTERFRGFPVNVGQASRLVSPKELTQVKKGLAEGQIDIVVGTHALLGKGIKFKDLGLVVVDEEQHFGVTHKEKLKQLRSEVHVLTLSATPIPRTLQLAMTGVRDLSIIASPPVDRLAVRTFVAPHDPLMIREALLRERYRGGQAFYVVPRIDDLAEVKDFLDKHVPEMKVAVAHGQMPPTVIEDIMSAFYDAKYDILLSTTIVESGLDIPNANTLIVHRADMFGLAQLYQLRGRVGRSKLRAYALFTLPQHNITAQAERRLKVLQSLETLGAGFQLASHDLDIRGAGNLLGEEQSGHIKEVGFELYQQMLEEAITNLKAGVSEPVADRWSPQITVGMPVLIPEDFVKDLSVRLSLYRRLADLDSDEEIENFAAELRDRFGVLPDEVRYLFKVAAIKAYCRHANVEKVDAGPKGVVITFRDNAFAHPDRLVTFIRRHGDAAKVRPDMKVVFFQVWKTPEERLVGTTEIMRQLAELAEAKKAA from the coding sequence ATGAAGGCGCCGTCGCGATCGCCCGCGGAGCTGCTGGCACCCGGCAAGGCGTTGACCTTCGCCAATGTCGCCGAGGGCGCCGAGGGGCTGATCGTGTCCGATCTCGCCCGTGCGATCGCGGCGCGGCCGAAACCGCCCGCGGTCAGCCTCGCGGTGATCTGCCGCGACGGGCCGCGGATGCAGCAGCTCGAGCGCAGCCTTGAATTTTTTGCGCCCGACGTCGGCGTCATGCAGTTTCCGGCGTGGGACTGCCAGCCCTATGACCGCGTCTCGCCGCATGCCGGCATTCTCGCCCAGCGCGTCACCACGCTGGCGCGGCTGTCGCGGCTCGCCGGCAGCGACAAGCCGCTGATCGTGCTGACCACGGTCAACGCCGCGGTGCAGCGGGTGCCGGCGCGCGAGGTGATCGCCGCGCAGGCGCTGTCGGTGGCGCCCGGCAACATCGTGCCGATGGATTCGATCGCCGCGTGGCTCGAGCACAATGGCTACAGCCGTGCCTCGACGGTGCGCGAGCCCGGCGAATACGCGGTGCGCGGCGGCATCCTCGATCTGTTTCCGGCCGGGCTCGAACAGCCGGTGCGGTTCGATTTCTTCGGCGACCAGCTCGAATCGATCCGCACTTTCGACGCCGAGACCCAGCGCACGCTGCACACCATGCGCGGCCTCGATCTCGTTCCGGTCTCCGAATTCCAGCTCGTCACCGAAACCATCCGCCGCTTCCGGATGGGCTATGTCGCCGCCTTCGGCGCGCCGGATCGCGACGACCAGCTCTACACGTCGATCAGCGAAGGCCGCCGCCATCCCGGCATGGAGCACTGGCTGCCGTTGTTTCAGGAACGGATGGACGCGCTGTTCGATTATCTTCCCGGCACGCCGGTGGCGATCGAACCGCAGAGCGAGGACGCCGCGCGCGAGCGGTTCAAGCAGATCGCCGACTACTACGACGCCCGGCGCGAAGCGATGGAGCATCCCGGCTCCGGCGCGATCTACAAGCCGCTGCCGCCGGATCAGCTCTATCTCACAGAAGCCGAATGGACCGCACGGCTGCAGGGCATCTCGTTGGCACGGCTGACGCCGTTCGATGTGCCGGACGATGGTTCGTCAGTGATCGACGCCGGCGCGCGCGCCGGCCGCAACTTCGCGCCGGAGCGGGCCGACACCTCGGTCAATGTGTTCCAGGCGCTGGTCGCGCATGTGCAGGCGCTGCAGGCCGCGCGCAAAAAGGTGGTGATCGCGCTGTGGAGCGAAGGCTCGCGCGACCGCATGGCCAGCATGTTGAAGGACCACAAGCTGGTGCATCTCACCAGCGTCAATTCCTGGCGCACCGTGCAGGCGACGCCGCGCAACGAGGCGATGCTGGCGGTGGTGGGTCTCGAATCCGGATTCGAGACCGATGCGTTCGCGGTGATCACCGAGCAGGACGTGCTCGGCGACCGCCTGGTGCGGCAGCGCAAGTCAGCCAAGAAGCTCGACAATTTCATCTCCGAAGTCACCAGCCTGTCGAGCGGCGACATCGTCGTGCATGTCGAGCACGGCATCGGCCGCTTCATCGGATTGCAGACGCTGGAAGTCGGCGGTGCGCCGCACGACTGCGTCGAGCTGCACTACGCCAACGATACCAAACTGTTTCTGCCGGTCGAGAACATCGAGCTGTTGTCGCGCTACGGCTCGGACGGGACCAGTGTCGAACTCGACAGGCTCGGCGGAGGCGGCTGGCAGGCGCGCAAGGCCAAGCTGAAGAACCGCATCCGCCAGATCGCCGGCGAACTGATCAAGGTCGCGGCCGAGCGGCATCTGCGCGAGGCGCCGAAGCTCCACGTAGAGCCGCATCTCTACGACGAATTCTGCGCGCGCTTTCCCTATGAGGAGACCGAGGACCAGCTCGCGGCGATCAATGCCGCCCTCGGCGATCTCGAACGCGGCATGCCGATGGATCGCCTGGTCTGCGGCGACGTCGGCTTCGGCAAGACCGAGGTGGCGCTACGCGCGGCCTTTGCGGTGGCGCTGGACGGCAAGCAGGTCGCCGTGGTGGTGCCGACCACCTTGCTGGCGCGGCAGCACGCCAAGACTTTCACCGAGCGCTTCCGTGGCTTTCCGGTGAATGTCGGCCAGGCGTCGCGGCTGGTGTCGCCGAAGGAATTGACGCAGGTGAAGAAGGGCCTCGCCGAGGGCCAGATCGACATCGTCGTCGGCACCCACGCGCTGCTCGGCAAGGGCATCAAGTTCAAGGATCTCGGCCTCGTCGTGGTCGACGAGGAGCAGCATTTCGGCGTCACCCACAAGGAGAAGCTGAAGCAGCTCCGCTCCGAGGTGCACGTGCTGACGCTGAGCGCGACGCCGATCCCGCGCACGCTGCAACTCGCCATGACCGGCGTGCGCGATCTGTCGATCATCGCCTCGCCGCCGGTCGACCGGCTCGCGGTGCGCACCTTCGTGGCCCCGCACGATCCGTTGATGATCCGCGAGGCGCTGCTGCGCGAGCGCTATCGCGGCGGCCAGGCGTTCTACGTCGTGCCGCGGATCGACGACCTCGCCGAGGTCAAGGACTTCCTCGACAAACATGTGCCCGAGATGAAGGTCGCGGTCGCCCACGGCCAGATGCCGCCGACGGTGATCGAGGACATCATGTCGGCGTTCTACGACGCAAAATACGACATCCTGCTGTCGACCACGATCGTCGAATCCGGCCTCGACATTCCGAACGCCAATACGCTGATCGTGCATCGCGCCGACATGTTCGGCCTGGCGCAGCTCTATCAGCTCCGCGGCCGCGTCGGCCGCTCCAAGCTGCGGGCCTATGCGCTGTTCACGCTGCCGCAGCACAACATCACGGCGCAAGCGGAGCGCCGCCTGAAGGTACTGCAATCGCTGGAGACGCTCGGCGCCGGTTTCCAGCTCGCCTCACACGATCTCGACATCCGCGGTGCCGGCAATCTGCTCGGCGAGGAGCAGTCCGGCCACATCAAGGAAGTCGGCTTCGAGCTGTATCAGCAGATGCTCGAGGAGGCGATCACCAACCTCAAGGCCGGCGTTTCCGAGCCGGTCGCCGACCGCTGGTCGCCGCAGATCACCGTCGGCATGCCGGTGCTGATCCCCGAGGACTTCGTCAAGGACCTGTCGGTGCGGCTGTCGCTGTATCGCCGGCTGGCCGATCTCGACAGCGACGAGGAGATCGAGAATTTCGCCGCCGAGTTGCGCGATCGGTTCGGTGTGCTGCCGGACGAGGTACGCTATCTGTTCAAGGTCGCGGCGATCAAGGCGTATTGCCGGCACGCCAATGTCGAGAAGGTCGATGCCGGCCCGAAGGGCGTCGTCATCACCTTCCGCGACAACGCGTTCGCGCATCCCGACAGGCTGGTGACCTTCATCCGCCGCCATGGCGACGCCGCCAAGGTGCGGCCGGACATGAAGGTGGTGTTCTTCCAGGTGTGGAAGACCCCGGAAGAGCGGCTCGTCGGCACCACCGAGATCATGCGCCAGCTCGCCGAACTGGCCGAAGCCAAGAAGGCGGCCTGA
- a CDS encoding class I adenylate-forming enzyme family protein, translating to MSQPNASPTLDGLFRRILARQPDAVALIDPADKARITGQAPARLTYAQADKAISALAAHFTAAGLPANSVIALQLPNTIEFPLALLAAHRAGLVVALLPQLWRQADITTALNRTGARAIVSTRWIDGVSHADLAMNAAAEAFSIRYVGGFGDDLPEGMASLDVAMTDDVSATMPAAQDARRAAIISFDTTPDGVRAIPRTHLHMIAGGLAVFLEGRVPQGAMLLSAQAPSSFAGLASSIVTWLLSGGTLALHHPFDEAVLESQIRDLGCDTLVAPAPLALRLGETGLAGMPTLRNVIGLWRAPEQVAASSAWTAVPATFTDVYLFGEAGLFGAQRAETGTPAAIMPGPHTASRGQAASSAAGEILITPKGTLGLRGPMVTLAAYAPPPPLGTPVSVPPPDHVDTGFAARLDRTSGGICITAPPSGVMAVGGYRFLAQDLQEWAKRLGQGALLTALPDRWSGYRLAGRAQDNARAREALSELGLNPLMVEAFRDGPPRGEESANRH from the coding sequence GTGAGCCAGCCCAACGCATCGCCGACGCTCGACGGTCTGTTCCGCCGGATCCTGGCGCGCCAGCCCGATGCGGTCGCCCTGATCGACCCCGCCGACAAAGCGCGCATCACCGGACAGGCCCCCGCCCGCCTCACCTACGCGCAGGCCGACAAGGCGATCTCGGCGCTGGCCGCGCACTTCACCGCCGCCGGGCTGCCGGCGAATTCGGTGATCGCGCTGCAACTGCCGAACACGATCGAGTTTCCGTTGGCGCTTCTGGCCGCGCACCGCGCCGGCCTGGTCGTCGCGCTGCTGCCGCAGCTCTGGCGGCAGGCCGACATCACCACGGCGCTGAACCGCACCGGGGCGCGTGCCATCGTCTCGACCCGCTGGATCGACGGCGTCAGCCACGCCGATCTGGCGATGAACGCCGCGGCCGAGGCGTTCTCGATCCGCTACGTCGGCGGCTTCGGCGACGATCTGCCGGAGGGCATGGCGTCGCTCGACGTCGCCATGACCGACGACGTTTCGGCAACCATGCCGGCGGCCCAGGACGCGCGCCGCGCCGCGATCATTTCGTTCGACACCACGCCGGACGGCGTCCGGGCGATCCCGCGCACCCATCTGCACATGATCGCCGGCGGACTCGCGGTGTTCCTCGAAGGCCGGGTGCCGCAAGGCGCGATGCTGCTGTCGGCGCAGGCCCCGTCCTCTTTCGCCGGGCTCGCCTCGTCGATCGTGACATGGCTTCTAAGCGGCGGCACGCTGGCCCTGCACCATCCGTTCGACGAAGCGGTGTTGGAATCCCAGATCCGCGATCTCGGCTGCGACACGCTGGTGGCGCCGGCGCCGCTGGCGTTGCGGCTGGGCGAAACCGGCCTCGCCGGAATGCCGACGCTGCGCAACGTCATCGGCCTCTGGCGCGCGCCGGAACAGGTGGCCGCGAGTTCCGCCTGGACCGCTGTCCCTGCGACCTTCACGGACGTGTATCTGTTCGGCGAGGCAGGCCTGTTCGGCGCGCAGCGCGCCGAGACTGGCACGCCGGCCGCGATCATGCCGGGACCGCACACCGCCTCCCGCGGTCAGGCGGCGTCATCGGCAGCGGGCGAAATCCTGATCACGCCAAAAGGCACGCTCGGGCTGCGCGGGCCGATGGTCACGCTCGCCGCCTATGCGCCTCCGCCGCCACTCGGCACCCCGGTCTCGGTGCCGCCGCCCGACCATGTCGACACCGGGTTCGCCGCCCGGCTCGACCGGACCAGCGGCGGAATCTGCATCACCGCCCCCCCATCCGGGGTGATGGCCGTCGGCGGCTATCGCTTTCTGGCGCAGGACCTGCAGGAGTGGGCGAAACGGCTCGGCCAGGGCGCATTGCTCACCGCGCTCCCCGATCGCTGGAGCGGATATCGCCTCGCCGGCCGCGCCCAGGACAATGCACGGGCTCGTGAAGCACTTTCAGAGCTCGGTCTAAATCCTTTGATGGTCGAAGCCTTCCGCGACGGGCCGCCGCGCGGCGAGGAATCTGCCAATCGGCATTGA